The DNA region GGCATCAAAGAGGACTACACTTTCGACACCTACGTCGTCGGCACCCACAACCGCTTCGCACACGCAGCGGCCATCGCCGTCGGCAAAGCACCTGCCCGCAACTACAACCCGTTCTTCCTTCACGGCGGCACCGGATTGGGCAAAACCCACCTCATGCAGTCGATCGGCCACAAGCTGATCCGTGGCCGCAAGCGCACCAAGGTGGTTTACCTTACCTGCGAGCAGTTCACCAACGAGTTCATCGACGCGATTCAGCGCAACTCGCTGACCCCATTCCGTGAGCGCTACCGCAGCGTAGACGTTTTGCTGATCGATGACATCCAGTTCCTCATCGGCAAGGACCGCTCCCAGGAGGAGTTCTTCCACACCTTCAACGCGCTCTTCGACAGTCAGAAGCAGATCGTCATCAGCAGTGACCGTCCGGCAGCCGAGATTAAGAACCTGGAACCACGTCTGGTTTCCCGCTTCGAATGGGGCCTGACCGCAGAGCTTCAAGCTCCGGACACCGAAACCCGTATCGCCATTCTCCGCCGCAAGGCCCAGCAATGGGGCGTCCACGTCGAAGACGACATCATTCAGTTCCTCGCCGAGCGCATTCGTAACAACGTGCGCCGTCTCGAGGGCGGTCTGATGCGCCTGGCATCGTACGCATCGCTCTCCGGTGAGCCATTGGTCATGGACCACTGCGAACACCTGCTGCGCGACATCCTCCAGCAGGAATCCAAGACAACCATCACCATCGATGGCATCCAGCGCAAAGTCGCCGAGCACTTCGACATCCGTCTGGCGGACATGAGCAGCAAGCGCCGTCCCGCACACATTGCGTTCCCACGTCAGATCGCCATGTACCTTTCCCGTCAAATGACCGGTGCCTCGCTCACCGACATCGGCGACTCGTTCGGCGGCCGTGACCACGGCACCGTGATCTACGCCTGCAAGAAGGTGGAAGATCGCTCGAAAAAAGAAGAAGATCTGCGCCGCACGCTCTCTCTCATCGAGGACAAGATCCGCCGCGGCTAACCGCCGCAAGCGCATCACCCTCAACAACGCAAATTCTCGCATCAGCAGGCAAAATCCGCGGACTCCGCGGGCCCTACCCCAACATTTTGTGGGGGGGGTAAACTTTTGCCTGCCGATGTCGTGATTTTTCCTTTCGTCCGCTCGGAATTCGTGCATGGATTAGCACCATGAAATTCCGCATCACGAAGGACGATTTCCTCGACGGACTGCAACAGGTCCAACACGTGGTCAGCTCGCGCGCGACCCTCCCCATTTTGTCCAACGTCCTGCTCGAAGCTCGGGACGGCGAACTCAAACTGACCACCACCGACCTCGACGTCGGCGTGAGCTGCGGCGTTTCAGCAGACGTGGAACGTGCAGGTGAAACCACCCTCCCGGCACGCCGTCTGGCATCGATCATCCGTGAACTGCCAGCCAACGACATCGACATCGAAGTCGATGCCAAGAACGTTGCCACCATCCGCAGCGGCCCAAGTTTCTTCCGCATCATCGGCCTTCCTGGCGAAGACTTCCCACGCCTGCCTGACTTCCAGGAGTCGCGTGAGTTCAAACTCTCCCAGGCCGTCCTCCGCGACGGACTCAAGAAGACATCGTACGCTATCTCGACCGACGAGACCCGCTACGTCCTCAACGGCATCTTCGCCTCGTTCCGCGACGGCAAGCTCTCGCTCGTCGCCACCGACGGCCGCCGCCTCGCCATGGTCGAAAACGAGATCGAGTTCCCACAAAGCCAGGAAATCGACATCATCATTCCTACCAAGGCCGTGAGCGAACTCCAGCGCCTCCTCGGCAACGAAGGCGAAGTGAAGATCTTCGCATCGGAAAGCCAGGTCGCATTCGAACTCAACGACGCCGTGCTCATCAGCAAGTTGATCGAAGGCAACTACCCGAACTACCGCCAGGTCATCCCGGCATCGACCAAGGAGCGCATCGTCATCGACCGCGACATGCTCTACACCATCGTCAACCGTGTCTCGCTCCTCGCGCCAGACAAGACCAGCTCGGTGAAGCTCAGCTTCGGCCCGGACAGCATCGAAATCGCGTCGTCCGCACAGGAAATCGGTGAAGCCCAGGAAACACTTCCAGTCACCTATTCCGGCAGTGAGTTCTCCATCGCCTTCAACCCGGACTTCCTCATGGCTCCTCTCCGCGCACTCAGCGAAGACAGCATCTACCTCGACCTTACCGACGAAATGAGCCCGGGCGTGATCCGCACCGAAGGCTCGTTCCTCTACGTGTTGATGCCAATGCGCATCAACCAAGGGTAAGCACCCGCTAGAAATCGACTTCTAATAACGCCCGACCGCTCACAGCGGCCGGGCGTTTTTTATTTTCACCAACCTGCGGGCGCAGTCGGTCGACATCAGATCAATCCATGCTTTGGTGGAACCTCCATCTCCCCAGCAATCCATCCATCATGACCAACCCGCTCCACCTCCTAACCAAATCACTGGCTCCGGTGCCTCAGCCGATCGCATCGACCAAGCCCAGCATGAGCAAAAACGAATGGATGCTCTATTGGCTGATTTTCGCCGGAGGCTTTCTCTTCTCGCTCTGGATCTCGCTGGCCTCAAAAGGCTTCAGCCTGGACGATGAAATCACCCACTACCTTTTCTCCCATCAGGCCTGGGGCAACCCAAAGCAGCTTCTTAACGAGTGGACTCGACCAGGACGCAACCTGATCCACTTCCCATTCGCCCTCATGCCACTGATGGCGGTGCGCGTGGTCACACTCGTCCTCGCAGCCATCGTCGTTTGGCTTGCCACAAAGCTAGCCGCCGCTTTCAACCTCAAACACCTTTGGTTGATCCCGCTCTTCATCTGGTTCGAGCCATGGTACGTCGCCCTCTCCGGTGCCGTCCTCACCCAGACGCCTTTCGCACTGGTCGCACTCATCGGCATCTATGCGCTGATCACCGGCCGCCACGGCATCTCAGGCCTGTGCTGGGGGTATCTCTCTTTAATCCGCCACGAAGGCATCGCCTTCTCGTTGATGTTCTTTGTTTGGTTCCTCCTGCAGGGCCGATGGAAGGGTGTGGCGGGTGTCGTCGCTCCGATTGCGGTTTTCAACGTCGCCACCAAGATCTTCGCAGGTCATTGGCCGATCGCCATTTTCTTCGATTCCAAGCCGACGGAAATCTACGGCGAAGGAACCTTGTTCCACTTTGTCCCGACCACGCTTTGGTTCGCCGGGCCGATCATCGTCATTCTGGCGCTCATCGGCATTCCCCGCATGACTCGCGATTGGAAAGCTGTCTGGCCGCTGGTGGTCTACCCACTGTACTGGCTGATGCACACACTCATCTACTGGAAGGGCTTGTTCGCGTCCGGTGGTTACTATCATTTCCTCATGCCGATGGCTCCGGGCTTCGCCATCGCCGCAGCCTATGGCGTGAAAACTCTGATCGAGCTCGCAGGCGATCGCCCGAAAGTCGTGCGCGCGACCATGGTCGGCATCACCATCGCCGCCATCCTCCCCGCTGCCATCACGACGCGTCCATATCCGCGCGACCCGATGAAGAACGACCTCGACAGCGCGATGGCTTGGATCAACACCAACCGCCCCGATGCCCACACCATCCTCTGCTGCAACATCTACTTCGACTACGCCAACCACCTGTGGGACCAGCCGAACCACAACATGCTCTACCGCAAGCCTGAGGAACAAACACCGGGAACACTCATCGTCTGGGAATACAAGTACGCCGACATCAATGTGATCAACCGGTTCAAGCTCGACGACCTCAGCGCGCCCGACTCAGGCTGGACCCGCCACATTGCCTTCGGCTCCCAGCCGGCCGGTCCGACCGAAGGCCAACCCACCGTCGTCATCTTCGAAAAACAGTAGCGGATAGTCGCACAAGCCAAGCTCACAAAGAGAAACGGGCGCCGGTGATCCACCGGCGCCCGTTTTTTGTTTTAAACTGTATTAGCCAAGAGGCTAGGCCCCCTCGGCAGCCACTTCCACTGCAGGTCGCTCGGCGGTGACCACTGGCTTCGGCATGCTCAGCGGGCGGTGTTCCCACAAGTTGTACTTGAGGATGCAGTAGATCGCACGGACACCATCGCGCCAGCCGATCTTCTTGCCTTCCTCGTAGCTCCGGCCCTGATAGGAAATTCCGACTTCGTAGATCTTGGCGCGCATGGCAGCCATCTTCGCTGTGATTTCCGGCTCAAAGCCGAAGCGGTTCTCGCAGATATCGATGCTCTGAATGATCTCACGGCGGAACGCCTTGTAGCAGGTCTCCATGTCGGTCAGGTGGAGGTTGCTGAACATATTCGACATCATGGTCAGGAACTGGTTGCCCATCGAGTGCCAGAATGCCAACACACAGTGCGCGTTGCCGGTCAGAAAGCGTGAGCCGTAGACCACGTCCGCACCATTATCGAGCAACGGACGCACCAGCGCCGCGTAGTCACCCGGCCAGTATTCCATATCCGCGTCCTGGATCAGCACGTACGGCTTGGTGCAGTGGGAAATCCCGGTGCGCAACGCTGCGCCCTTGCCCTGGTTGACGTCGTGACGGAAAACCCGCACGCGCTCGCGCTCGTTGGCAATGCGCTGGATCTCATCCCAAGTCCCGTCGGACGAGCAATCGTCCACGATGACCAACTCGCCCACCTCGCCACGGACCAACACGGCATCCACGACTTCAGCGATGGTGGCGGCTTCGTTGTATGCTGGCATCACAATCGACAAAATGCCGACGGAATCCTCGGTGACTGGTGGTTGCTTCATCATAACAAATTTGGGAAAGGGATCGCGGGGTGTAGTTGGGGGCCAATGTTCCACGCCCCTGCCTGGATGCAACCAATTCCACGTCACGGGTCAGACGCAGTCCTTGTCCTCGCAGATGCCACCGCATCACCGCGTGCAGAATTGATAGGCCGGTGCTACAGTGCCACCGATATGTCCGATATGTTCGAAGTGCGGGAACGCCCGCAAATGGTGGAGCGCGCGTTGCTCGTCCACGTCTACCAACACCGCCGCGATGAAGAGGAAAGCCAAAGCCTGCTCGAAGAGCTGGGCGAACTGGTCAAGACCCTCGGCATCGGCGTCGTGGATTCCGTGTTGGTTCGCGCCCCCAAAACCACCGCCCGCTACCTCATGGGCAGCGGCAAAGCGGACGAAATCATGACCCACGCCCACGCACTGGACTGCGACTGCATTGTCTTCGACAACGAAATCTCCCCGGCCCAGCAGCGTGCATGGGAAGAAGAAAGCAAGATCTGCGTCATCGACCGCCAGGAGGTGATTCTCGACATTTTCGCCCAGCGCGCCCAGACCAAGGAAGCCACACTCCAGGTCTCGCTCGCCCGCATGCAGTACGCCCTACCGCGGATGGCTCGAATGTGGACCCACCTCGACCGTCAGGGCGGTGGCTCCGGCGGCGGCAAAGGCGGTGCCGGAGCCGCCCGTGGTGAAGGTGAAAAGCAGATCGAGGTCGACAAACGCCTCGCCCGCGAACGCATCGCACGCGTTAAAGCCGAACTCGAAGACGTTCGCAAAATCCGCATGACCCAGCGCAAGGAGCGCATGAAAACCCCGGTGCCCGTTGCCGCCATCGTCGGCTACACAAACGCCGGCAAGTCATCTCTACTCAACCTGATGACCGACAGCGACGTCCTGGCGGAAAACAAACTCTTCGCCACCCTCGACACCACCACCCGCCGTATCGAACTTCCAGACGGCCAGCCGCTTCTGCTCACCGACACCGTCGGCTTTGTGCGCAACCTGCCACACCGTCTGGTCGAAGCCTTCAAGGCGACTCTGGAAGAAGCCACTCTCGCCGACTTCCTCGTCCACGTCGTCGACGCATCGAGCGCGGAAGCCAAAAAGCACGGCCGCACC from Sulfuriroseicoccus oceanibius includes:
- the hflX gene encoding GTPase HflX, whose translation is MSDMFEVRERPQMVERALLVHVYQHRRDEEESQSLLEELGELVKTLGIGVVDSVLVRAPKTTARYLMGSGKADEIMTHAHALDCDCIVFDNEISPAQQRAWEEESKICVIDRQEVILDIFAQRAQTKEATLQVSLARMQYALPRMARMWTHLDRQGGGSGGGKGGAGAARGEGEKQIEVDKRLARERIARVKAELEDVRKIRMTQRKERMKTPVPVAAIVGYTNAGKSSLLNLMTDSDVLAENKLFATLDTTTRRIELPDGQPLLLTDTVGFVRNLPHRLVEAFKATLEEATLADFLVHVVDASSAEAKKHGRTTIEVLTELGAEEKQIITVLNKIDCVEDQDRLNELKSEFPNAVLMSVKEHIGVDDLVARMNQMLHDRVVRADYRVPAYRGDIIARLHSDAKVLKLDYDEADAVITAVVPKQLESFFDEFRVR
- the dnaN gene encoding DNA polymerase III subunit beta — its product is MKFRITKDDFLDGLQQVQHVVSSRATLPILSNVLLEARDGELKLTTTDLDVGVSCGVSADVERAGETTLPARRLASIIRELPANDIDIEVDAKNVATIRSGPSFFRIIGLPGEDFPRLPDFQESREFKLSQAVLRDGLKKTSYAISTDETRYVLNGIFASFRDGKLSLVATDGRRLAMVENEIEFPQSQEIDIIIPTKAVSELQRLLGNEGEVKIFASESQVAFELNDAVLISKLIEGNYPNYRQVIPASTKERIVIDRDMLYTIVNRVSLLAPDKTSSVKLSFGPDSIEIASSAQEIGEAQETLPVTYSGSEFSIAFNPDFLMAPLRALSEDSIYLDLTDEMSPGVIRTEGSFLYVLMPMRINQG
- a CDS encoding glycosyltransferase family 87 protein: MTNPLHLLTKSLAPVPQPIASTKPSMSKNEWMLYWLIFAGGFLFSLWISLASKGFSLDDEITHYLFSHQAWGNPKQLLNEWTRPGRNLIHFPFALMPLMAVRVVTLVLAAIVVWLATKLAAAFNLKHLWLIPLFIWFEPWYVALSGAVLTQTPFALVALIGIYALITGRHGISGLCWGYLSLIRHEGIAFSLMFFVWFLLQGRWKGVAGVVAPIAVFNVATKIFAGHWPIAIFFDSKPTEIYGEGTLFHFVPTTLWFAGPIIVILALIGIPRMTRDWKAVWPLVVYPLYWLMHTLIYWKGLFASGGYYHFLMPMAPGFAIAAAYGVKTLIELAGDRPKVVRATMVGITIAAILPAAITTRPYPRDPMKNDLDSAMAWINTNRPDAHTILCCNIYFDYANHLWDQPNHNMLYRKPEEQTPGTLIVWEYKYADINVINRFKLDDLSAPDSGWTRHIAFGSQPAGPTEGQPTVVIFEKQ
- a CDS encoding glycosyltransferase family 2 protein, whose amino-acid sequence is MMKQPPVTEDSVGILSIVMPAYNEAATIAEVVDAVLVRGEVGELVIVDDCSSDGTWDEIQRIANERERVRVFRHDVNQGKGAALRTGISHCTKPYVLIQDADMEYWPGDYAALVRPLLDNGADVVYGSRFLTGNAHCVLAFWHSMGNQFLTMMSNMFSNLHLTDMETCYKAFRREIIQSIDICENRFGFEPEITAKMAAMRAKIYEVGISYQGRSYEEGKKIGWRDGVRAIYCILKYNLWEHRPLSMPKPVVTAERPAVEVAAEGA